The nucleotide window CTAGAAAGGGGCCTAAAACAAAAATTAGATTAAAGAAGCCAAGTACTATGGTGGCAAATATAGCTTTTACCACATTCGTGGTTGAAGAATTAACTTCCACTGGATTTACAGCATAACCGGGGTCATATTGTTTAGCTATGGACTTTGGACTTCCAAGAGCCTCTATTATTTCTTTATCAGTCTTACCTTCTTCAAGGCCTATGCTGAAATGTTCTTGATAATCAAATAATATTTCCTGTCTTTCAGATGAAGGTAAATTCCTAAGCAAGAGACTTAGTTCTTTTAAAAATTCATCTTTGTTCATTTATATCTTCCCCCTCGATGATATCATTTACCCCTTCGACGAAAGTGAACCATTCTTTGGTCAATGCTTCTCTGACTTCTTCTCCACGCTCCGTTAATCGATAGTATTTTCTTGGAGGGCCTTCTTGAGATTCCTTAAGATAGGTAGAAAAAAGTCCCTCCTTTGTCAGTCGCCTCAATAAAGGATATATGGTGCCCTCAGATATGGATATGTTCTTAGATATATCATTTACTAGCTCGTAGCCATAACAATCTTTTCTAGTAAGTATAGATAATACGCATAATTCTAGAACTCCTTTTTTAAATTGTATATTCATGTTTTACCTTTCCTTTCAAAGATATAGGGTCTGTGCAGTATAAATAATTTACTACGCAATTATATTATACAGAAAGCTATCTTGTTATGCAAGGTACTGAAATAGATTTTTTAAAACAAAAAATTTTTAAAAGGATATTTTAAAAAATTATAGAATCATTTGTATAGGGTTTTCATAGTATAACTTAACTTATACATGGACAAATATGCGATGGTTTTAGGCATTTTGGACTTGTATAAGTTAAAGTCTATACTAAAATCCCTATAGGGTTTTCATAGTATAACTTAACTTATACATGGACAAATACATTAGCTACATTAAATATAATTTTCTGAGTCACCGGGTTTTGTATCCGGTGACTCTACTTATATGTATGGGCTTAGAGGTTTATATTCACATTTAAACATATAGGTTATAGGTACAATCCATTGTAAATACAAATTCTCATGGTTTCAGACATAGGATTCAAAATAAAAATGTTGCAATACAGAACTAATGTTTGGTAAAATTGTTTAAGGAGGTGCTACTAATATGGGTAAAAAAATTATTCATGTTGATTTAGATGCCTTCTTTGCATCTGTAGAGCAAAGGGATAATCCGAAACTTAAAGGAAAACCTGTGATTGTAGGTGGCAAAGCCAATAGAGGAGTTGTAACTACATGCTCCTATGAGGCAAGGAAATTTGGAGTTCATTCAGCCATGCCAGGATTTATGGCTAAAAAAAAATGTCCCCATGGAATATTTCTTCCAGTAAGACATTCAAGATATAGAGAGGTATCAAGGGAAGTTTTTGATATTTTTTATGAGCTAACGGATATGGTGGAGCCTTTGTCCATAGATGAAGCGTATCTAGATGTAACAAATATTGATAAGAGCCCCATCCAGATAGCCAAATTCATAAAGGAACAGGTCATGAAAAAAACTGGACTAACCATATCCGTGGGAATTTCCTATAATAAATTTCTAGCTAAGCTGGCATCGGACTGGAACAAGCCAGATGGTATCAAGGTAATAACTAGGGAAATGATTCCAAAGATATTAGAGCCTCTCACCATAAGAAAAGTATATGGCATAGGGAAAAAGTCCGCCGAAAAACTAAACAAAATCGGTATTTTTACTGTTGAAGACCTGCTTAAATTACCTAAGGAATACCTCACGGAGTTTCTAGGCAAATATGGAAATGAGGTGTATGATAGGATTCGTGGAATTGATAATAGGATGGTAACATCCAGCAGAGAAAGAAAATCCATAGGACGAGAAATAACCTTGAAGAAGGATACAAAGGATAGGGACTATCTCAAGAAATATTTGCTTGGATTCTCAGAAAATATCTCAAAAACACTAATTCACAAGGATGTTTTAGCCAAGACTATTACAGTAAAGATCAAAACCTCAGACTTTGAAAACCATACAAAGAGTAGGACCGTACATGGTTATATAAACTCCGATAAAGATATATATGATATTGCTTGTGACATCATAGAGGATATGGATATGGGGGTCGGAATAAGACTTATAGGATTAACAGTATCAAATTTTTCTGACCATGAAATGGAGCAGTTATCATTTTTTGATGCC belongs to Maledivibacter sp. and includes:
- a CDS encoding DNA polymerase IV, which gives rise to MGKKIIHVDLDAFFASVEQRDNPKLKGKPVIVGGKANRGVVTTCSYEARKFGVHSAMPGFMAKKKCPHGIFLPVRHSRYREVSREVFDIFYELTDMVEPLSIDEAYLDVTNIDKSPIQIAKFIKEQVMKKTGLTISVGISYNKFLAKLASDWNKPDGIKVITREMIPKILEPLTIRKVYGIGKKSAEKLNKIGIFTVEDLLKLPKEYLTEFLGKYGNEVYDRIRGIDNRMVTSSRERKSIGREITLKKDTKDRDYLKKYLLGFSENISKTLIHKDVLAKTITVKIKTSDFENHTKSRTVHGYINSDKDIYDIACDIIEDMDMGVGIRLIGLTVSNFSDHEMEQLSFFDAEAFK
- a CDS encoding PadR family transcriptional regulator, yielding MNIQFKKGVLELCVLSILTRKDCYGYELVNDISKNISISEGTIYPLLRRLTKEGLFSTYLKESQEGPPRKYYRLTERGEEVREALTKEWFTFVEGVNDIIEGEDINEQR
- a CDS encoding DUF1700 domain-containing protein, which translates into the protein MNKDEFLKELSLLLRNLPSSERQEILFDYQEHFSIGLEEGKTDKEIIEALGSPKSIAKQYDPGYAVNPVEVNSSTTNVVKAIFATIVLGFFNLIFVLGPFLGVVGVLIGLFGASIGVTIAGISISAGMVLNPILYRYISIPIALASNAPATMFLGIGLTAFGLLFTIGNCYLARWLFIGTIKYLKFNLRLIRK